A part of Gemmobacter sp. 24YEA27 genomic DNA contains:
- a CDS encoding branched-chain amino acid ABC transporter permease, translating into MSDFLQMGLTGLSLGLMYALIAIGLTLIFGVMRIIQYAHGEMFMLGAFALYYWHAELGLPYWAGVAFSAGLIFCLGAVLQVVLFKPLQGKNILYSLAVSLGLVLIISGSGQLLFGTTTKGIPSAVSGGMLIGGAYLSYERIVISAVSIGLIIALWAFLRHSVTGFAIRAVAEDPQTAALQGIRTDRVHWIAFGIGSAMAAIAGCMMGTLLSIVPTMGFLATIKAFMIVIMGGLGSVIGALVGGLILGMIDSVITTTISGDIAIILSFVVIFLILVFRPSGLFGQNWD; encoded by the coding sequence ATGAGCGACTTTCTGCAAATGGGCCTGACCGGCCTGAGCCTTGGCCTGATGTATGCGCTGATCGCCATCGGGTTGACGCTGATTTTCGGGGTGATGCGCATCATCCAATATGCGCATGGCGAGATGTTCATGCTGGGCGCCTTTGCCCTGTATTACTGGCATGCAGAGCTGGGCCTGCCCTATTGGGCCGGGGTGGCCTTTTCGGCCGGGCTGATTTTCTGCCTTGGCGCGGTCTTGCAGGTGGTGCTGTTCAAGCCCTTGCAGGGTAAGAACATTCTCTACTCGCTCGCGGTCTCTCTGGGACTGGTTCTGATCATCTCAGGCTCGGGTCAGCTCCTGTTCGGGACCACGACCAAGGGCATTCCCTCTGCTGTTTCCGGCGGCATGCTGATCGGCGGCGCCTATCTGTCCTATGAGCGGATCGTGATTTCGGCGGTTTCCATCGGGCTGATCATCGCGCTCTGGGCCTTCCTGCGCCACTCGGTCACCGGCTTTGCCATCCGCGCCGTGGCCGAAGACCCGCAGACCGCCGCATTGCAGGGGATCCGCACCGACCGTGTCCACTGGATCGCCTTTGGCATCGGATCGGCCATGGCGGCGATTGCCGGCTGTATGATGGGCACGCTTCTGTCGATCGTGCCGACCATGGGCTTTCTGGCCACGATCAAGGCCTTCATGATCGTGATCATGGGGGGGCTGGGCTCGGTGATCGGGGCCCTGGTCGGAGGCCTGATCCTCGGGATGATCGACTCGGTGATCACCACCACAATCTCGGGCGATATCGCGATCATCCTG